From Spirochaeta isovalerica, one genomic window encodes:
- a CDS encoding efflux RND transporter periplasmic adaptor subunit encodes MGRRISLKLFNLFFLLIIISPVTAQFGGPGRNNSNGIIAVAGAAGTDRVITVGGRLTPLRKITHSISVEGYVDAILVKQGDRVSPGSPLARISRDVIGESYRPVILESRISGIVSQIHIYENESVRSGAEAVTVLDDRSYLLKVSLSDRDAPAVRRLGALPVQGMTPEGQSFRGRIESLSTEPDYNTGLFTLTISFPRSSDLYLGTVLFVDLPVEKASGIAIESSAVIREEGKAYVWIIDDQGLIRKQAVVAGDISEENIEIKEGIAEGTRYIRTPSGEEKPDMSIRELIQATMSGNAAPGGN; translated from the coding sequence ATGGGCCGACGTATTTCCCTCAAACTGTTCAATCTTTTTTTTCTTCTCATCATCATTTCCCCAGTGACAGCCCAGTTCGGCGGGCCGGGTCGCAACAATTCAAACGGCATTATCGCCGTTGCCGGAGCCGCCGGAACGGACCGCGTCATCACCGTCGGCGGGCGTTTGACTCCTTTAAGGAAAATTACCCACAGCATCAGCGTCGAAGGATATGTCGATGCCATTCTTGTGAAACAGGGAGACCGGGTCTCTCCCGGATCTCCTCTCGCCAGGATCAGCCGCGATGTCATAGGCGAAAGTTATCGACCGGTCATTCTCGAATCGCGGATCTCCGGTATCGTTTCGCAGATCCATATTTATGAGAACGAATCGGTCAGATCAGGCGCGGAAGCTGTTACGGTTCTCGACGACCGTTCCTATCTTCTCAAGGTTAGCCTGAGTGATCGCGATGCCCCGGCGGTCCGCAGGCTGGGTGCTCTGCCTGTCCAGGGGATGACCCCCGAGGGGCAGTCATTCAGAGGCCGTATTGAATCGCTTTCAACCGAACCGGATTACAATACGGGACTTTTTACCCTGACAATTTCCTTTCCCCGCAGCAGCGACCTCTATCTGGGGACGGTTCTTTTTGTCGACCTTCCCGTGGAAAAGGCATCGGGCATCGCTATTGAATCATCTGCCGTAATCAGGGAAGAGGGGAAGGCTTATGTCTGGATTATCGATGATCAGGGGCTTATCCGGAAACAGGCCGTTGTTGCCGGAGACATTTCTGAAGAGAATATAGAGATAAAAGAGGGAATAGCCGAGGGGACCCGCTATATCCGGACTCCTTCGGGAGAAGAGAAGCCTGATATGTCCATCAGGGAATTGATACAGGCCACGATGTCGGGGAATGCGGCTCCCGGAGGCAACTGA
- a CDS encoding ABC transporter ATP-binding protein has product MKWKGPGIMISLKGIRKIYQMGEIEVKALDGIDLEIGEHEFVCIMGASGSGKSTLMNIIGCLDRPSEGSYTLDGSDVSALSSRELADIRNKKVGFVFQTFNLLPRMTAHRNVELPLIYAGNNDNERKRKTALALEKVELSDRAKHKPNEMSGGQRQRVAIARALVNDPSILFADEPTGNLDSRTGLAIMALFQRLHREGATIVMVTHEMDIALHAQRIIHLKDGKIIGDERVKKSRDAEAEFNSVADLDHDNLSDAISKHE; this is encoded by the coding sequence ATGAAGTGGAAAGGTCCGGGGATAATGATCAGTCTTAAGGGAATACGCAAAATATATCAGATGGGGGAAATCGAGGTGAAAGCCCTCGACGGCATCGATCTCGAGATAGGCGAGCACGAGTTCGTCTGCATTATGGGAGCCAGCGGATCGGGAAAGTCTACGCTGATGAATATCATCGGCTGTCTGGACCGGCCCAGCGAAGGATCCTATACGCTGGACGGCAGTGACGTTTCCGCCCTTTCCAGCCGGGAACTGGCGGATATCCGAAATAAAAAAGTGGGGTTTGTCTTCCAGACATTCAATCTTCTTCCCAGGATGACTGCCCATCGCAATGTGGAGCTGCCTCTTATCTATGCCGGTAACAATGATAACGAGCGAAAGAGGAAAACCGCTCTGGCTCTGGAAAAAGTTGAACTCTCGGACCGGGCGAAACACAAGCCCAATGAAATGTCGGGGGGGCAGCGGCAGAGGGTGGCCATCGCACGCGCTCTGGTTAATGATCCCAGCATTCTTTTTGCAGATGAACCGACGGGAAACCTCGATTCGCGAACCGGTCTGGCCATCATGGCGCTTTTTCAAAGACTACACCGCGAGGGGGCAACCATCGTTATGGTCACCCATGAAATGGATATCGCTCTGCACGCTCAGAGGATCATTCATTTGAAAGACGGAAAGATCATCGGCGACGAAAGGGTTAAAAAGTCCCGCGATGCCGAAGCCGAGTTCAATTCCGTGGCGGATCTGGATCACGATAATCTCTCCGACGCCATCTCCAAGCACGAGTAG
- a CDS encoding YIP1 family protein, translated as MKNTFILWKEIIANPFEGYKKLNNDTKLFLPFLTIIILFLFSVLLMIPMQTSDVYGEAMARVQQAALADRGTELSDEQMTAMAEQMKSPMVRNITIVSTIGGGLVSYIVITLVSALILKLLSGGFKKEAVKYSLVLKIILFASIVSMVQALLKMGITLSGDWQRALARVNTTGDLQMALQSPVSLAALFDPVSMGRQVYFLLDYVTDIFNWIYYLFLYAGLKGALALEKNKALAVTVIMAVISIGIALAFTLIG; from the coding sequence ATGAAAAACACTTTCATTCTCTGGAAAGAAATTATTGCCAATCCCTTCGAAGGATATAAAAAGCTGAACAATGATACAAAATTGTTTCTTCCTTTTTTAACTATAATAATCCTGTTTCTCTTTTCTGTTCTCTTAATGATTCCCATGCAGACCAGCGATGTCTACGGAGAGGCCATGGCACGGGTCCAGCAGGCCGCTCTTGCCGACAGGGGAACGGAACTGAGTGATGAGCAGATGACGGCTATGGCTGAACAGATGAAGTCCCCCATGGTCCGGAACATCACTATCGTATCGACAATCGGCGGCGGGCTCGTCAGCTATATCGTAATAACGCTTGTATCGGCGCTTATTCTCAAACTGCTATCCGGCGGGTTTAAAAAAGAAGCCGTGAAATACTCGCTTGTTCTGAAAATCATCCTCTTTGCTTCTATCGTCAGTATGGTGCAGGCTCTTTTGAAGATGGGGATAACCTTGAGCGGCGACTGGCAGAGAGCCCTGGCGAGGGTCAACACAACGGGAGATCTCCAGATGGCCCTTCAGTCTCCCGTCAGCCTGGCGGCCCTCTTCGATCCCGTATCGATGGGAAGACAGGTCTACTTCCTTCTCGATTATGTTACCGATATTTTCAACTGGATCTATTACCTCTTCCTCTATGCCGGATTGAAAGGGGCTCTGGCTCTCGAGAAAAATAAAGCCCTGGCCGTAACTGTCATTATGGCTGTCATTTCAATCGGCATAGCGCTCGCATTTACGCTGATCGGTTGA
- a CDS encoding efflux RND transporter permease subunit — protein MLNFLFHKSTGFFLLVLLLIGAGVFVLFRLPVLMYPQTRRPQVSVSISHPGISAVDFQEQYADRIESSLMALSGLDLMEATYSTDSSRFTLTFDWNVESEEAHMAVESQMVTINATLPDVIRDSYSVRFYEGENAGYLVMGLTSASTPSDELYNILKTNMEPRLLKVGDLEEIGFYNTKRLVVEMTLRQEKMLSYGITINDVNSALQSGFLPQPLGSLRTPEGRYSLRLERTERSLENLARLEIKEVGDSLISLDDIADLDIRYTLPSRVFLVEGVPAVQLTATPVEGGNVNALTSDIEKIIEEGRLGGLIPEDTQTALYLDPAKYIRKSIDNVIQAAIIGGFLAILVVFLVLGEWKNTLLIAISLPVSIIFSFLFMWAFGGTINLISLGGLALAVGMIVDSTIVVMENIHRHRLEAGDGANRILHWKKVVLDAVAQVRSPVIASTLTSVLVFLPISFTAPLTNAILGDQARSVVFALLGSLLVSLTVVPVLAFYVFMGHQKQSRVLGFLQRGDKKFFHGLISLYGRSLDWLMARKARAALFLLIAFGILVTAVLTVFPRIPKEIISTPTSDRIIIFFRNSEVSDPEVYMEEILPEMNAKIDDVLGDLLLDRFTNLMGRFNQTFLDLRSSDDTEEAMARLQKAFVSEGDWYYNIMTWNPAELPLPRSYDFQLSLYGPDAAVKVDLLTSIQTLLNEEEIFRMVFTQPSSSIVDQLNLTSRKETVGSFTGLSESSLTSLIRRILSGTSSISLTDGVENIQVSASYPADLVDSREKLEDFLIPWQQQFIPLKHFFNFSKSSGVSQVYSENGEPAFRLFGIAGRRISDAERLELQSRAEIFLSENLTLPEGYSYTFDNPRMEMDKSIRSLFVALGISVILIYLLLAFQFDSLWIPLVILVTIPLGLVGVIFSLWIFNSTLNLNSLLGTILLGGIVVNNAIILIDFYLKSRLEFSDYREALSHAARIRFQPILITTLTTIFGMLPLAIGMGEGSNILQPLGIAVSGGLLVSTLFAIYAVPSLIVLTHSNKKSRHHRERNHENNQ, from the coding sequence ATGCTCAATTTCCTTTTCCATAAATCGACAGGTTTTTTTCTGCTTGTCCTCCTTCTTATCGGAGCCGGCGTTTTCGTTCTCTTCAGGTTGCCCGTCCTCATGTATCCCCAGACGCGAAGGCCTCAGGTTTCGGTTAGCATCAGCCATCCCGGCATTTCCGCTGTGGATTTTCAGGAGCAGTATGCCGACAGGATAGAGAGCAGCCTTATGGCTCTTTCCGGACTGGATCTGATGGAAGCGACCTATTCCACCGATTCGAGCCGATTTACCCTTACTTTCGACTGGAATGTGGAGAGCGAGGAGGCCCATATGGCTGTGGAAAGCCAGATGGTGACCATCAATGCGACTCTTCCCGATGTTATCCGCGATTCCTATTCGGTCCGTTTTTACGAAGGGGAGAACGCCGGATATCTCGTAATGGGCCTGACTTCGGCGTCCACACCTTCAGACGAGCTTTATAATATTCTTAAAACCAATATGGAACCGAGGCTTCTCAAAGTGGGGGACCTGGAGGAGATCGGGTTCTATAACACCAAGCGCCTTGTCGTGGAAATGACACTCCGGCAGGAAAAAATGCTTTCCTACGGCATCACGATCAACGATGTGAATTCGGCCCTGCAGTCCGGTTTCCTTCCCCAGCCGCTCGGTTCTCTCCGTACGCCCGAAGGGCGATACAGTCTCCGTCTGGAAAGAACAGAGAGAAGCCTCGAGAATCTGGCCAGGCTTGAAATCAAAGAAGTCGGCGATTCCCTTATCAGCCTCGATGATATTGCCGACCTGGATATACGTTATACACTTCCAAGCCGTGTTTTTCTCGTCGAAGGGGTTCCGGCCGTTCAGTTGACCGCCACTCCTGTCGAGGGCGGAAATGTCAACGCGCTGACCAGCGATATCGAAAAGATCATTGAAGAGGGGCGGCTCGGAGGGCTTATTCCCGAAGACACGCAGACTGCTCTCTATCTCGACCCTGCCAAATATATCCGGAAGTCAATCGATAATGTCATTCAGGCGGCCATTATCGGGGGCTTTCTGGCTATTCTGGTCGTTTTTCTGGTTCTGGGAGAGTGGAAGAATACGCTGTTGATCGCCATTTCACTCCCGGTCAGCATTATTTTCAGTTTTCTTTTTATGTGGGCTTTCGGGGGAACGATCAACCTGATTTCTCTCGGCGGGCTGGCTCTTGCCGTAGGGATGATTGTCGACTCCACCATAGTTGTCATGGAGAATATCCATCGTCACCGGCTTGAAGCCGGAGACGGAGCCAACCGCATTCTTCACTGGAAGAAGGTGGTTCTCGATGCGGTGGCGCAGGTCCGCTCACCGGTTATCGCTTCGACTCTCACATCGGTCCTTGTTTTTCTTCCCATCTCTTTTACCGCTCCGCTGACAAACGCCATACTGGGAGATCAGGCCCGTTCCGTTGTTTTCGCCCTTCTCGGTTCTCTTCTGGTTTCCCTGACGGTTGTTCCCGTTCTGGCCTTCTATGTGTTTATGGGGCATCAGAAGCAGAGCCGCGTCCTTGGTTTTCTGCAGAGAGGAGATAAGAAGTTCTTTCACGGGCTTATTTCCCTATACGGCAGGAGCCTCGACTGGCTGATGGCCCGAAAAGCCAGAGCCGCCTTATTCCTTTTAATAGCATTCGGGATTCTCGTAACAGCCGTTCTCACTGTTTTTCCCCGGATCCCCAAGGAGATTATATCCACCCCCACATCAGACAGGATCATCATCTTTTTCCGCAACTCCGAGGTCTCCGATCCGGAGGTCTATATGGAGGAAATCCTTCCGGAGATGAATGCGAAGATAGACGACGTTCTGGGGGATTTGCTGCTCGATCGCTTTACCAATCTCATGGGCCGGTTCAATCAGACATTCCTCGACCTCCGCAGTTCCGATGATACAGAGGAAGCCATGGCCAGGCTCCAGAAAGCTTTTGTTTCCGAGGGAGACTGGTATTACAACATTATGACCTGGAACCCCGCGGAGCTGCCGCTGCCCAGAAGTTATGATTTCCAGCTCAGCCTCTACGGGCCCGATGCGGCTGTGAAAGTCGATCTGCTCACCTCTATTCAGACCCTTCTCAATGAGGAGGAGATTTTCCGTATGGTCTTCACCCAGCCCTCTTCCTCTATTGTCGATCAGCTGAATCTGACTTCCCGGAAAGAGACTGTTGGCAGTTTCACCGGGCTTTCCGAATCATCGCTGACTTCGCTGATCCGGAGAATCCTGAGCGGCACTTCGTCCATTTCGCTGACAGACGGTGTCGAGAATATCCAGGTATCCGCTTCCTATCCGGCGGATCTGGTCGATTCAAGGGAAAAACTGGAGGATTTTCTTATTCCCTGGCAGCAGCAGTTCATTCCTCTCAAACACTTCTTCAATTTCTCCAAAAGCAGCGGCGTGTCCCAGGTATACAGTGAGAACGGCGAGCCGGCATTCCGTCTTTTCGGAATAGCCGGACGGAGAATCAGCGATGCCGAGAGACTGGAGCTCCAATCCCGGGCCGAAATATTTCTGAGCGAAAACCTGACTCTGCCCGAAGGATACAGTTACACCTTTGACAACCCCCGCATGGAGATGGACAAATCAATCCGCTCACTCTTCGTGGCTCTGGGAATCTCTGTCATTCTCATCTATCTTCTGCTGGCTTTCCAGTTCGATTCCCTGTGGATCCCGCTGGTTATCCTTGTCACCATTCCGCTGGGACTGGTCGGTGTTATCTTCAGTTTGTGGATTTTCAATTCGACATTGAACCTCAACTCGCTGCTGGGAACGATTCTTCTGGGAGGCATAGTGGTGAACAACGCCATTATCCTCATCGACTTCTACCTGAAATCGAGACTGGAGTTTTCCGATTACCGCGAGGCTCTATCCCATGCGGCCAGAATCCGCTTCCAGCCGATTCTCATAACCACGCTGACGACCATTTTCGGCATGCTGCCCCTGGCTATCGGAATGGGAGAGGGGTCCAATATTCTTCAGCCCTTGGGTATAGCCGTCTCGGGAGGGCTTCTCGTATCGACTTTATTTGCCATATACGCTGTCCCGTCGCTCATCGTTCTGACGCACAGCAATAAAAAATCACGTCACCACAGAGAGAGGAATCATGAAAACAACCAATAG
- a CDS encoding patatin-like phospholipase family protein, giving the protein MNWFGKKEEPWCLVLSGGGAKGIYHIGAWRALRELGVEVEAFIGNSIGAIIAGFLAQGNEEDLYFIGDNITVDFLIKIPEELTENGELKMNLKNIPSMREFYRDAIHGGGLDTTPLRKLLDSSIDEEKIRTGGKDLGVVTFNISELKAKEVFVEEMEPGTLVDYLMASSAFPGFHNPVIRGKKYIDGGVYDNIPYRLARARGYRKIITIDISGMGVNKRPNIEGTDTVYIKNSINMGGVLDFNREFLDRFRELGYLDTLKTFGALKGVVYFITPDSKAEKRFTDLLTDPQVVALLTPYLHESDEENHPVEMRVRSILPPSMRHNKGDLLYSLIECCAVIFRLEKIHQYSVNEMIEKIRIRQKEEDRKLSFLDSVKSRSESRQLIKRINKVLKETRVRENLKECPYYNLCLAEKILGGPRGTKGTIIIKGLHSIYPELEGALFFLELINKMLIIKI; this is encoded by the coding sequence ATGAATTGGTTCGGAAAAAAAGAAGAGCCCTGGTGCCTTGTGCTCAGTGGCGGCGGAGCGAAAGGGATTTATCATATCGGTGCCTGGAGAGCTCTCCGTGAGCTGGGAGTCGAGGTCGAAGCCTTTATCGGAAACTCGATCGGCGCCATAATCGCCGGTTTTCTGGCTCAGGGAAACGAAGAGGATCTCTATTTTATCGGTGATAACATCACGGTTGATTTTCTCATTAAAATTCCCGAAGAACTGACGGAAAACGGCGAGCTGAAAATGAATCTTAAGAACATACCTTCCATGAGAGAGTTTTACCGCGATGCCATTCACGGGGGCGGCCTCGATACGACGCCGCTCAGAAAGCTGCTCGACAGCTCCATCGATGAGGAAAAAATCCGGACCGGAGGGAAAGATCTGGGCGTCGTGACCTTCAATATTTCCGAACTGAAAGCCAAAGAAGTTTTTGTCGAGGAGATGGAGCCGGGAACGCTTGTTGATTACCTTATGGCCAGTTCGGCTTTTCCCGGTTTCCACAATCCTGTTATAAGAGGTAAAAAATACATTGACGGCGGCGTTTACGATAATATTCCCTACCGTCTGGCCAGGGCCCGCGGCTATAGAAAAATCATAACGATCGATATTTCCGGAATGGGAGTCAACAAGCGGCCGAATATAGAAGGGACCGATACCGTTTATATAAAGAACTCTATCAATATGGGGGGAGTTCTGGACTTCAACCGCGAGTTTCTCGATCGTTTCAGGGAACTCGGATACCTGGATACTCTAAAAACATTCGGGGCTCTCAAAGGGGTCGTGTATTTCATAACGCCCGACAGTAAAGCGGAAAAACGATTTACCGATCTGCTGACGGATCCCCAGGTCGTTGCGCTGCTGACTCCCTACCTTCATGAATCCGATGAGGAAAACCACCCTGTAGAGATGAGGGTCAGGTCGATACTGCCCCCTTCCATGCGCCATAATAAAGGGGACCTTCTCTACAGTCTTATCGAGTGCTGCGCCGTAATTTTCCGTCTTGAAAAAATCCATCAGTATTCGGTAAACGAAATGATTGAAAAAATCAGAATACGGCAGAAAGAGGAAGACAGAAAGCTCAGCTTTCTCGATTCGGTGAAAAGCCGGAGCGAAAGCCGTCAGCTGATAAAGAGGATAAATAAAGTTCTCAAGGAAACCAGAGTCCGGGAGAACCTGAAAGAATGTCCCTACTACAACCTTTGTCTGGCGGAAAAGATCCTCGGTGGCCCGAGGGGAACGAAGGGGACGATTATTATAAAGGGGCTTCATTCCATTTATCCCGAACTGGAAGGGGCGCTTTTCTTTCTGGAACTTATAAACAAAATGTTAATTATTAAAATATAA
- a CDS encoding ABC transporter permease, which translates to MFKTLFAEAIFAITANKSRTLLTLLGIVIGIASVITVLAAGEGGKSIIMKEFEGLSPTTLQIMPNWQDWSYNRAFDIEGMTDRDLKDLENLGKHIRSIAPISNMSSIIKVGDVEKRLSVTGTNSNYIDFVEFELESGRIIMDEEVTGQSKVAIIGQIIKEEFFPDSDPVGQYMSVFGTPVKIIGVLKRKEKADTISISNPDDGYNNAIVVPISLFERLFANEGDFYTVLCRANSIEEIPKAKKEILNILARNHGKWDDRINKFMIFGMKEQLDMINTVVGTVTIGVAVLAGIALLVAAIGIMNIMLVSVKERTREIGLRKAIGAKEWHIRSQFLIETLILCGGGGLLGLGLSFAASYLIGYFAKWPVIINPATAAFSVLLSLLTGLLSGFYPATRAAALIPHEALRYE; encoded by the coding sequence ATGTTTAAAACCCTTTTTGCCGAAGCCATATTTGCCATAACCGCCAATAAATCCCGGACGCTTCTCACTCTGCTGGGAATCGTTATCGGTATAGCTTCCGTCATTACCGTTCTGGCGGCGGGCGAGGGCGGAAAATCCATAATCATGAAAGAGTTCGAAGGTTTGTCTCCGACGACGCTGCAGATCATGCCCAACTGGCAGGACTGGAGTTACAACCGGGCCTTTGATATCGAAGGGATGACTGACCGCGACTTGAAGGATCTGGAGAATCTGGGGAAACATATCCGGAGCATTGCGCCGATCTCCAATATGAGCTCCATTATAAAAGTCGGCGATGTGGAAAAGCGCCTTTCGGTAACCGGAACCAACAGCAATTATATAGACTTCGTCGAGTTCGAACTGGAGTCCGGACGGATTATCATGGATGAAGAGGTAACGGGCCAGAGCAAGGTCGCCATAATCGGCCAGATTATAAAGGAAGAGTTTTTTCCCGATAGCGATCCGGTGGGGCAGTATATGTCCGTCTTCGGCACGCCTGTCAAAATAATCGGCGTTCTCAAAAGAAAGGAGAAAGCCGATACCATTTCCATCTCCAATCCCGATGACGGCTATAACAATGCCATTGTCGTACCCATTTCCCTTTTCGAACGGCTTTTCGCCAACGAGGGGGATTTCTATACGGTGCTCTGCCGGGCCAATTCCATCGAGGAGATTCCCAAAGCCAAGAAGGAAATTCTTAACATACTGGCGAGAAACCATGGCAAATGGGACGATCGCATTAATAAATTCATGATTTTCGGAATGAAAGAACAGCTCGATATGATCAATACGGTCGTCGGGACGGTGACAATCGGGGTCGCCGTCCTGGCGGGTATCGCCCTTCTGGTGGCGGCTATCGGCATTATGAACATCATGCTGGTTTCCGTGAAGGAGAGAACCAGGGAGATCGGTCTGCGCAAGGCTATAGGGGCCAAAGAATGGCATATCCGCTCCCAGTTCCTGATTGAGACCCTGATTCTCTGCGGAGGAGGGGGGCTTCTCGGTCTGGGGCTGTCTTTCGCCGCATCCTATCTTATCGGGTATTTCGCCAAATGGCCGGTTATCATCAATCCTGCAACGGCGGCTTTTTCGGTCCTGCTCTCATTGCTGACCGGCCTTCTTTCCGGATTCTATCCGGCGACCCGTGCCGCGGCCCTTATCCCTCACGAAGCTCTGCGCTACGAATAG
- a CDS encoding ABC transporter permease, translated as MNITEGLRQSLEVIRGNKVRSFLTMLGINFGVGCLIAISVVGLAFRDSVNSEMGRYGSTLLWVQTNWRAYASYEPRTYMSERDKTYFESALPGMISIESIFDANYTVSYKGNTTQTTVMGVEPAHFDMFSVNMEQGRLFMDDDIQNKRAVCILRPDIAATLFEDEDPLGKMVTINDRNFKVIGITERMGQGFISDGSDNNTIFVSQDYVATRIWDGRDIKYWFLIMKFDVLDNVNLAQERITHYLNTKYGKLRGEERFQIERLDTYVGMVDKILNIISVLVLVIAVISIVVGGLGIMNIMLVAVTERTREIGIRMAIGATSRDILVQFVIESIALCLIGGGTGIIFGATLAAVACAILEWKFMISLSIVLGALFISTSIGLIFGIYPSYKASKLMPIEALRSEV; from the coding sequence GTGAATATCACCGAAGGCCTTCGCCAGTCCCTTGAAGTTATCCGGGGCAACAAAGTCAGAAGTTTTCTCACCATGCTCGGCATCAATTTCGGCGTGGGCTGTCTGATCGCCATTTCCGTCGTCGGTCTCGCCTTCCGCGATTCGGTCAATTCGGAAATGGGTCGCTACGGCTCCACTCTGCTCTGGGTTCAGACAAACTGGCGTGCCTACGCCTCCTATGAACCGCGGACATACATGTCTGAAAGGGACAAAACCTATTTTGAATCCGCCTTGCCCGGAATGATCAGCATCGAATCCATTTTTGATGCCAATTACACCGTCTCCTATAAGGGAAACACAACTCAGACCACTGTTATGGGTGTCGAACCGGCCCATTTCGATATGTTTTCCGTCAATATGGAGCAGGGCCGGCTCTTTATGGATGATGATATTCAGAATAAACGGGCTGTCTGCATCCTCAGGCCCGATATCGCCGCCACGCTTTTCGAGGACGAGGACCCCCTGGGGAAAATGGTCACCATCAACGACAGAAATTTCAAAGTGATCGGTATTACCGAGCGAATGGGGCAGGGGTTTATCAGCGACGGATCGGACAATAACACCATTTTCGTTTCCCAGGATTATGTAGCCACCAGAATCTGGGACGGCAGGGATATCAAATACTGGTTTCTGATTATGAAGTTCGATGTCCTGGATAATGTCAATCTGGCCCAGGAGAGGATCACTCATTACCTGAATACAAAATACGGAAAACTGCGCGGCGAAGAGCGTTTTCAGATAGAACGGCTCGATACCTATGTGGGGATGGTGGATAAAATTCTCAACATCATCTCCGTTCTGGTTCTGGTCATCGCCGTTATTTCCATAGTCGTCGGCGGACTGGGCATCATGAATATCATGCTGGTCGCCGTAACGGAACGAACAAGGGAAATCGGTATCCGTATGGCCATAGGGGCGACATCCCGGGATATTCTCGTTCAATTCGTCATAGAATCCATAGCCCTCTGCCTCATAGGCGGCGGGACGGGAATCATTTTCGGAGCCACCCTTGCGGCGGTAGCCTGTGCCATACTGGAGTGGAAATTCATGATCAGTCTGTCCATTGTTCTGGGAGCTCTTTTTATCTCCACTTCCATCGGACTGATTTTCGGGATATATCCCTCCTATAAAGCTTCCAAACTGATGCCGATTGAGGCTCTGAGGTCGGAGGTTTAG
- a CDS encoding efflux RND transporter periplasmic adaptor subunit yields MKKKIVYIVIIAVIVLSVVAGVVGRNRTRLKKVDVYAVGLEDFRREVSSNGEIRSRESNRLISTVSGKVKSIHHEEGEYVLAGDVVVSLDTSDMELRRENLVSTLESTRIMVRKELLSLRSAYMQASTAYEQAERDYLRSEDLRKKEFASEVELQAKRDAFHIAYDNLTSAMQQLRFREGRDPEEGSPDSRTDDQIVEESSEVKQALLNLRSHESDMEDFIFRASIDGIITALPVEEGDVVSPGMLIASVHNSGALKVAANIDEVDLSYLSVGQDVKIESDSFIGTELKGRVSYIAPIIQKIGDSRVCSIEVDILENPGDVARIGASCSIFITVENRTERPAIPVESYFIEDDGKYVFLLEQDQYDDNRFLVKKQEIETGILGIETVEVTDGLSEGDFIISSDRAGIVEGDEVERSGDNDQS; encoded by the coding sequence ATGAAAAAGAAAATAGTCTATATCGTCATTATCGCAGTTATTGTTCTATCGGTCGTCGCAGGCGTTGTAGGCCGTAACCGGACCAGACTGAAGAAAGTTGATGTATACGCAGTCGGGCTTGAGGATTTTCGCAGGGAAGTTTCGTCGAACGGTGAAATCCGGTCCCGCGAAAGCAACCGTCTGATCAGTACGGTCAGCGGCAAAGTCAAATCCATCCATCATGAAGAAGGCGAGTACGTGCTGGCCGGAGATGTGGTCGTCAGTCTGGACACATCGGATATGGAGCTAAGACGGGAAAACCTCGTATCGACACTGGAATCGACGAGAATCATGGTCCGGAAGGAACTGCTTTCCCTGCGATCCGCCTATATGCAGGCTTCCACTGCTTACGAACAGGCGGAACGGGATTATCTGAGATCGGAAGATCTGAGGAAAAAGGAATTCGCCAGCGAAGTGGAGCTTCAGGCCAAACGCGACGCTTTCCATATCGCTTACGACAATCTCACCTCGGCCATGCAGCAGCTCCGGTTCCGGGAGGGCCGGGATCCCGAAGAGGGCAGTCCCGATTCCCGGACCGACGATCAGATCGTCGAAGAATCGTCCGAAGTGAAGCAGGCTCTTCTCAATCTCCGGTCCCATGAATCGGATATGGAGGATTTTATCTTCCGCGCATCCATAGACGGTATCATTACCGCCCTTCCTGTCGAAGAAGGGGATGTGGTTTCTCCCGGCATGCTGATCGCTTCGGTCCATAATTCGGGGGCTTTGAAAGTCGCTGCCAATATCGATGAAGTGGATCTCTCCTATCTTTCGGTCGGCCAGGATGTAAAAATCGAATCGGATTCCTTTATCGGAACCGAGCTGAAGGGCCGGGTTTCCTATATCGCCCCGATCATACAGAAGATTGGCGATTCCCGGGTCTGCTCCATAGAGGTCGACATTCTGGAGAACCCCGGCGACGTGGCCAGAATAGGCGCCAGCTGTTCCATTTTCATAACAGTGGAAAACAGAACGGAACGTCCGGCCATACCTGTTGAATCCTATTTTATCGAGGATGACGGCAAATATGTTTTCCTTCTGGAGCAGGATCAGTATGACGATAACCGCTTTCTGGTGAAGAAACAGGAGATTGAAACCGGAATTCTGGGCATTGAAACTGTTGAAGTGACTGACGGGCTCTCCGAAGGGGATTTTATCATCAGCTCCGACAGGGCGGGTATCGTCGAAGGCGATGAAGTGGAAAGGTCCGGGGATAATGATCAGTCTTAA